Part of the Maridesulfovibrio sp. genome, TCGACTGGCTCCGCTGTGTAAGAACCCGGGCAGCTTTGTTGCTGTGGGCGGTTGCGTTGCCCAGCAGATCGGTGACGGCTTCCTTGAGAAGTTTCCGCACGTGCGTCTTGTTTTTGGCAGCGACGGTATTGCTCAGGCTCCGGACGCGCTGGAAGATCTTGCAGCCAATCATGAAAAGCGTCTTGTCCTTACCGACTTCCTTGGGGACTATCCTGAACGCGAGGGCGGTGAAGTGCAGCCTAACGCGGACCTGATTCCTCCGGGCATCGGGACCATTCCCGGTCAGGCTTTCGTGAATATCATGCAGGGTTGCGATAACTTCTGCGCCTACTGCATCGTGCCTTACACTCGTGGCCGTCAGAAATCCCGTTCTTCGGAAGCTGTGATCAAGGAATGCGAATATCTGGTTAAGTCCGGTGTCCGCGAGATTACCCTGCTGGGCCAGAACGTGAACAGCTTCGGCATAGACAAGAAGGGCGAGGATATTTCCTTTGCGCAGTTGCTCTACAAGATTTCTGCCATTGAAGGACTGGAGCGTATTCGTTTCACCACTTCCCACCCTAAGGACATTGCACCTGAAGTGATCAAGGCTTTTGGTGAGCTGCCAAATCTTTGCCCCAGCCTGCACCTGCCTGTGCAGTCCGGTTCAGACCGCATTTTGAAGAAAATGGGTCGCAAATATGACCGCGAACGTTATCTGGGAATCGTGGAGGGGTTAAAAGAAGCCTGTCCTAATATTTCCCTGACCACTGATTTGATCGTTGGGTTCCCCGGCGAGACAGACGAAGACTTTGAGCAGACCATGGATATGCTGGAAAGGGTGCGCTATGAAAGCAGTTTTTCCTTTAAATATTCCGACCGTCCGGGCGTTGCGGCAGTTAAGATGAAGCCGAAAGTTCCCGAGGATGTGGCCCAAGCTCGCCTTGCCCGCTTGCAGGAAAGACAAAAGCGTATTACTAGAGAAAGTCTAGAAGCTTTAGAAGACCATGAAACCGTGGTTCTTCTGGAACGCCTGAGCAAGAGACAGGAAGAAGGCGGAATGACATGGCGCGGTAAAGATCCGGGAGGCCGGGTAGTCAATGTTCACTTTGCAGGTTATGATGAAGGGCAGAAGCTCGGAGGCAAGCTGGTTAAGGTGAAGATTATCGAAGCCAAGAATCATTCCCTTGTTGGGGCGAAGGTGGGAGAGCCATGGTAGAAATGCAGGTTTACGGTCTGGCGGTGGAAAATGATACCGAGAGCCCGGTTTTGGTCTTGAAAAGTGAGGAACTGGGCATGGTCCTGCCTATTTGGATAGGGGCCATGGAGGCTATGGCAATTTCCATGGTACTTAATGAAGTTTCTTTTCCCAGACCTATGACCCATGATCTGCTTTTATCCACCATCGTCACTTTTGGCGGTGAACTCGTGTCCGTTGATATTGTTGATATCGAGAAGGGAACTTTTTATGCTGAAATCATGGTCCGTAAGGATGGTGAGATGGTGGCTATTGATTCCCGCCCTTCGGACGCAGTGGCCCTTGCTGTTCGTGCCGACTGTCCGGTGCGTGTAAGCCAAAAGGTTCTTGATGTAGCCGGAACGAGAGATATTGAAGAAAAAGTTGAGGAAAAGTCCGGCTGGGAAGAAGATCTCGAAGGACTTTCCCCTGATGACTTTAAATATAAAATGTAGGGCAATTCGATGATAGATTTTCATACTCATACTGTTTTCAGTGATGGGGAGCTTATCCCTGCGGAATTGGCAAGGCGGGCTAAAGTTGCGGGGTACCGCGCATTGGCTATGACCGATCATGCCGATTCCAGTAATATTGATATTATTCTTGAAAATATTCGCAGATTTGCAAAGAAACACGGTCACTATTTTGATATTGATGTCTTTGCCGGAGTTGAGCTTACTCATGTCCCTGCGGGGCTGATTGGCGAAATGGCTGAGCATGCCCGTAAGTCCGGTGCCCAGATTGTGGTTGTGCATGGTGAAACCATTGTGGAGCCTGTCGCCGAAGGGACAAACCTCGCTGCAATTGAGGCCAAGGTAGATGTGCTGGCTCATCCCGGCTTGATTACCGACGTGGAAGTAAAGCTGGCTGCTGAGTATGGAGTCTGTCTGGAAATTACCACCCGCAAGGGACACAGCCTGACCAACGGGCATGTGGCTGCTCTGGCGCGCAAGCACGGGGCCAAGCTGGTTATCAATAACGATGCCCACGCTCCCGGCGATCTGGTTGGGCTTGAAATGCGTCGAAAGATTGCCCTTGGCGCGGGGCTCAGCCTTGAAGAATACGCTCAGGCCGAGGAAAATTCCCGTGAGCTGGTTCAGAAAATAATGAAACGTTCATAGGGCGGCAGCATGGGCAACCTTAAACCCGGGATAGAGCAGGCAGCTAA contains:
- the miaB gene encoding tRNA (N6-isopentenyl adenosine(37)-C2)-methylthiotransferase MiaB, with amino-acid sequence MKFTVLTFGCQMNVHDSDWLIRAMESRGWTAVEESEADIFIINTCSVRDKPEQKVYSVLGRLAPLCKNPGSFVAVGGCVAQQIGDGFLEKFPHVRLVFGSDGIAQAPDALEDLAANHEKRLVLTDFLGDYPEREGGEVQPNADLIPPGIGTIPGQAFVNIMQGCDNFCAYCIVPYTRGRQKSRSSEAVIKECEYLVKSGVREITLLGQNVNSFGIDKKGEDISFAQLLYKISAIEGLERIRFTTSHPKDIAPEVIKAFGELPNLCPSLHLPVQSGSDRILKKMGRKYDRERYLGIVEGLKEACPNISLTTDLIVGFPGETDEDFEQTMDMLERVRYESSFSFKYSDRPGVAAVKMKPKVPEDVAQARLARLQERQKRITRESLEALEDHETVVLLERLSKRQEEGGMTWRGKDPGGRVVNVHFAGYDEGQKLGGKLVKVKIIEAKNHSLVGAKVGEPW
- a CDS encoding bifunctional nuclease family protein, with translation MVEMQVYGLAVENDTESPVLVLKSEELGMVLPIWIGAMEAMAISMVLNEVSFPRPMTHDLLLSTIVTFGGELVSVDIVDIEKGTFYAEIMVRKDGEMVAIDSRPSDAVALAVRADCPVRVSQKVLDVAGTRDIEEKVEEKSGWEEDLEGLSPDDFKYKM
- a CDS encoding histidinol phosphate phosphatase domain-containing protein, encoding MIDFHTHTVFSDGELIPAELARRAKVAGYRALAMTDHADSSNIDIILENIRRFAKKHGHYFDIDVFAGVELTHVPAGLIGEMAEHARKSGAQIVVVHGETIVEPVAEGTNLAAIEAKVDVLAHPGLITDVEVKLAAEYGVCLEITTRKGHSLTNGHVAALARKHGAKLVINNDAHAPGDLVGLEMRRKIALGAGLSLEEYAQAEENSRELVQKIMKRS